One genomic window of Streptomyces sp. NBC_01498 includes the following:
- a CDS encoding monodechloroaminopyrrolnitrin synthase PrnB family protein yields the protein MTLYDLVAPAIEARCEPRYRIARIRAADPLGADAILAAVPAMNRDADVPALTVALRTLLPDHDRAASLGVVESLAAVRDLGLLLGSLKRHGVEPLAAVPEALPVLVELGRRTDMVPRDTVHHYTTWNPLGDRQRMYTGERMEAHLQNAVRMVFPALVAALGTCTELAGLEPYDPRFAEVLDRTGQHVQAMVDSIDFTVAQVTPEFFARELRPYFEEIDVGGRDYLGPAAAQVPLWLVDLTLWQSDRSSPEYDAFLDESVRYSLPSWRAFHAAHRGSTSAVSKLSAAISWESTPLLPQGLAASAVSLARVLRILKTFRARHIGLARKAYSDELRLYEAGSGGAPIELLRSVLDLTRDNETLVRQANVRVPLSAPTPAVPVPEPVAVAAAAPLHEERYRA from the coding sequence ATGACGTTGTACGACCTAGTCGCGCCCGCGATCGAGGCGCGCTGTGAACCGCGCTATCGCATAGCCCGTATCCGCGCGGCCGACCCGCTCGGCGCCGACGCGATACTCGCCGCCGTACCGGCGATGAACCGGGACGCGGACGTCCCCGCGCTCACCGTCGCCCTGCGCACGCTCCTCCCCGACCACGACCGCGCCGCCTCGCTGGGCGTGGTCGAGTCGCTCGCCGCCGTACGCGACCTCGGTCTGCTCCTCGGCTCGCTCAAACGGCACGGCGTCGAACCGCTCGCCGCCGTGCCCGAGGCCCTGCCCGTCCTGGTGGAGCTCGGCCGCCGCACCGACATGGTGCCGCGCGACACGGTGCACCACTACACGACCTGGAATCCGCTCGGCGACCGCCAGCGCATGTACACGGGTGAGCGGATGGAGGCGCACCTCCAGAACGCGGTACGGATGGTCTTCCCCGCCCTGGTCGCCGCGCTGGGGACCTGTACCGAACTGGCGGGACTCGAACCGTACGACCCCCGCTTCGCCGAGGTGCTGGACCGGACCGGCCAGCACGTCCAGGCCATGGTGGACTCGATCGACTTCACCGTCGCGCAGGTCACGCCCGAGTTCTTCGCGCGGGAGCTGCGCCCGTACTTCGAGGAGATCGACGTCGGGGGCCGCGACTACCTGGGCCCGGCCGCCGCGCAGGTGCCGCTGTGGCTGGTCGATCTGACGCTGTGGCAGAGCGACCGGAGCAGCCCGGAGTACGACGCGTTCCTGGACGAGTCGGTGCGCTACAGCCTGCCGTCGTGGCGGGCCTTCCACGCGGCGCACCGGGGCTCGACCTCCGCCGTGAGCAAGCTGTCCGCCGCGATCAGCTGGGAGTCGACGCCGCTGCTGCCGCAGGGGCTGGCGGCGTCGGCGGTCTCGCTGGCGCGGGTGCTGCGGATCCTCAAGACGTTCCGGGCCCGGCACATCGGTCTGGCGCGCAAGGCGTACAGCGACGAACTGCGGCTGTACGAGGCGGGCAGCGGGGGCGCGCCGATCGAACTGCTGCGGTCCGTGCTCGACCTGACACGCGACAACGAGACGCTGGTACGGCAGGCCAACGTCCGCGTTCCCCTCTCCGCCCCCACTCCCGCAGTGCCTGTACCCGAGCCCGTCGCCGTGGCCGCCGCGGCACCGCTTCACGAGGAGAGATACCGCGCATGA
- a CDS encoding MFS transporter, whose product MAPGPSHPGRRSPKAALALLASTQLLLIMDTAIINVALPSVGRDLGAGSAGLSWVANAFLITFGGLLLLGGRAADLLGHRRVFLTGLGLLGAASAAGGIAGSAGMLVGARAVQGAGAALAASAAFALLLNLFPDGPDRHKALGAFAAMGGLGGVLGTVLGGVLTDLLSWRATFWLNVAGALVLAVLAVRLLDGGTRGAAHGFDIGGAVTATGGLGLLAYGLVGAGEAGWTGVRTLGAFAGAAVLLLAFAAVEKRMSRPLVPPAVLRRRTLRLANCLAALAQTALFPMFFVVSLHLQSVLGHPPLLGGLGLLPLSLAVVATAPQTGRLIRRLGARPTMTLGFTLLLAGLLWLALGLSADGTFLSTVLAPSLVLGVALPLVVVTTNVAATADAAPGETGLASGLVNTSQQFGSVVGLAVLVAIATARTDALAASGAAGPVAETAGFRAALLAGAALAACAALLSLRLRLPAPGPAPSHQDRVGGARD is encoded by the coding sequence GTGGCGCCGGGACCCAGCCATCCAGGACGGCGGAGCCCCAAGGCCGCGCTCGCCCTGCTCGCCTCCACCCAGTTGCTGCTCATCATGGACACCGCGATCATCAACGTCGCGCTGCCGTCCGTCGGGCGGGACCTCGGTGCCGGGTCCGCCGGGCTCTCCTGGGTGGCCAACGCCTTTCTGATCACCTTCGGCGGACTGCTGCTCCTCGGCGGGCGCGCCGCCGATCTGCTCGGCCACCGCCGGGTCTTCCTCACCGGCCTCGGCCTGCTCGGCGCCGCCTCCGCCGCGGGCGGCATCGCCGGGTCCGCCGGGATGCTCGTCGGGGCCCGCGCCGTCCAGGGCGCGGGCGCCGCCCTCGCCGCGTCGGCGGCGTTCGCCCTGCTGCTGAACCTCTTCCCGGACGGCCCCGACCGGCACAAGGCACTCGGCGCCTTCGCCGCGATGGGCGGTCTCGGCGGCGTACTCGGCACCGTCCTCGGCGGCGTGCTCACCGACCTGCTCAGCTGGCGCGCCACCTTCTGGCTGAACGTCGCCGGCGCGCTCGTCCTCGCCGTTCTCGCCGTCCGGCTCCTCGACGGCGGCACCCGGGGCGCGGCGCACGGCTTCGACATCGGCGGCGCGGTCACCGCCACGGGCGGGCTCGGGCTCCTCGCGTACGGACTCGTCGGCGCCGGCGAGGCGGGCTGGACCGGCGTGAGGACGCTGGGCGCGTTCGCCGGCGCGGCCGTTCTCCTGCTGGCGTTCGCCGCCGTGGAGAAACGAATGTCCCGCCCGCTCGTGCCCCCCGCCGTCCTGCGGCGCCGCACCCTGCGGCTCGCCAACTGTCTCGCCGCGCTCGCCCAGACGGCGCTCTTCCCGATGTTCTTCGTCGTCAGCCTCCACCTCCAGAGCGTCCTCGGCCATCCCCCGCTGCTCGGCGGGCTCGGCCTGCTGCCGCTCTCCCTCGCCGTCGTCGCCACCGCCCCGCAGACCGGCCGGCTCATCCGCCGCCTCGGTGCGCGCCCCACCATGACCCTCGGCTTCACGCTGCTCCTCGCCGGCCTGCTCTGGCTGGCCCTCGGGCTCTCCGCCGACGGCACGTTCCTCTCCACCGTCCTCGCGCCCAGCCTCGTGCTGGGCGTCGCGCTGCCGCTCGTCGTCGTCACCACCAACGTCGCCGCGACCGCCGACGCCGCGCCCGGGGAGACCGGGCTCGCCTCCGGACTCGTCAACACCAGCCAGCAGTTCGGCTCCGTGGTGGGCCTGGCCGTCCTCGTCGCGATCGCCACCGCCCGTACCGACGCGCTGGCCGCGAGCGGCGCGGCCGGCCCCGTCGCCGAGACCGCGGGCTTCCGGGCCGCCCTCCTCGCCGGCGCCGCCCTCGCCGCCTGCGCGGCGCTGCTCAGCCTGCGGCTGCGGCTGCCCGCGCCGGGCCCCGCGCCTTCGCACCAGGACCGGGTGGGTGGCGCCCGGGACTAG
- a CDS encoding 4-hydroxyphenylacetate 3-hydroxylase family protein codes for MTRSGQEYLESLRDGRTIWLDGERVEDITLHPAFRNTARSFAGLYDLAHDSAHTPVLTRDGAHLAYTVPRSYEDLVARRRAYKVWAEASFGFLGRTPDYMASGAAGFAAAPGVFTTDTFDGAANALAFHRRLAGGDLFPTFTITNPQGAPSPYDAAGGTAQDDPVVRVVAEKDGGIVVRGAKMIGTAAVFGNEVVVGTIEPLAPRDVDRAVCFSIPLDTPGLSLISRVSYEGAARSVFDNPLSSRFDENDTLLVCDDVFVPWESVLTYRNVDASFGMWWRTPAYVNFVHQAATRFWTKLEFLSGLAILLTKSNGTHQLPPVTQAVGRLLGMVAQAKAFVLAAEASYEEVDEGRGGVMPGKDISLAQRIMAGELYPRAVQEIKLLAGGGVIQLPASGEDLLHPELGPLVRRYTGAAGRPAEDRVKLLKLAWDALGSEFASRHDQYERFYHGAPHVYLTQQAWEGDTASCERLAQSCLDGYALGGDPEGTGPR; via the coding sequence GTGACCAGATCGGGCCAGGAGTACCTGGAGTCGTTGCGCGACGGCCGTACGATCTGGCTGGACGGCGAACGGGTCGAGGACATCACGCTCCATCCGGCGTTCCGCAACACCGCGCGCTCCTTCGCCGGGCTCTACGACCTGGCGCACGACTCCGCGCACACACCGGTGCTCACCCGGGACGGCGCGCACCTCGCGTACACGGTGCCGCGAAGCTACGAGGACCTGGTGGCGCGCCGCCGGGCGTACAAGGTGTGGGCCGAGGCGAGCTTCGGCTTCCTGGGGCGTACCCCGGACTACATGGCGAGCGGCGCGGCCGGATTCGCGGCGGCGCCGGGCGTGTTCACCACCGACACCTTCGACGGCGCGGCGAACGCGCTGGCGTTCCACCGCCGGCTCGCCGGCGGCGACCTGTTCCCCACCTTCACGATCACCAACCCGCAGGGCGCGCCCAGCCCGTACGACGCGGCGGGCGGCACGGCGCAGGACGACCCGGTGGTGCGGGTCGTCGCCGAGAAGGACGGCGGGATCGTCGTGCGCGGCGCGAAGATGATCGGCACGGCGGCGGTCTTCGGCAACGAGGTCGTCGTCGGCACCATCGAACCGCTCGCGCCGCGCGACGTCGACCGCGCCGTCTGCTTCTCGATCCCCCTGGACACCCCCGGGCTCAGCCTGATCTCCCGGGTCTCGTACGAGGGGGCGGCGCGGAGCGTCTTCGACAACCCGCTGTCGTCGCGGTTCGACGAGAACGACACGCTGCTCGTCTGCGACGACGTCTTCGTCCCGTGGGAGTCCGTGCTCACCTACCGGAACGTCGACGCGAGTTTCGGCATGTGGTGGCGGACCCCGGCGTACGTGAACTTCGTCCACCAGGCCGCGACCCGCTTCTGGACCAAGCTCGAATTCCTCTCCGGACTCGCGATCCTGCTGACGAAGTCGAACGGGACCCATCAACTGCCGCCCGTCACCCAGGCCGTCGGACGGCTGCTGGGCATGGTCGCCCAGGCGAAGGCGTTCGTCCTGGCGGCGGAGGCGTCGTACGAGGAGGTCGACGAAGGGCGCGGCGGGGTGATGCCCGGCAAGGACATCTCGCTCGCACAGCGCATCATGGCGGGCGAGCTGTATCCCCGGGCCGTTCAGGAGATCAAGCTCCTCGCGGGCGGCGGGGTGATCCAACTGCCCGCGTCCGGGGAGGACTTGCTGCACCCGGAACTGGGCCCGCTGGTGCGGCGCTACACCGGGGCGGCGGGCCGGCCGGCCGAGGACCGGGTCAAGCTGCTGAAACTGGCCTGGGACGCGCTGGGTTCGGAGTTCGCCTCCCGCCACGACCAGTACGAACGCTTCTACCACGGCGCCCCGCACGTCTACTTGACACAGCAGGCGTGGGAGGGCGACACGGCGTCCTGCGAGCGACTGGCCCAGTCGTGCCTCGACGGCTACGCGCTCGGCGGTGATCCCGAGGGAACGGGTCCCCGGTGA
- a CDS encoding AraC family transcriptional regulator: MEPMEPIKTESDDLLSELLKPLRLTGVFDSRWHVSAPWAIEGDAEQSCAILHYIVEGGCWVTGEGQTPLEIREGDLAVFPTGAAHRIADRPDREGGLRLGAVLPERLPGTSGELKITGGGPESRLLCAGLHYDASAATGLYTALPWALVLDRTQVDNEPLLRDTLRLLASPTRPVGPGDRLITLRAFEMALVLALRPLLREIADNPSSLPVLSHPGISRAMVIIATRFAEPWTIESLAREVGMSRSAFTAAFRELVGEAPARHLTGRRMQEAARLLGETTLPQSAVPQRVGYRSAVGFHLAFRKWFEKTPGEYRSGTVPVAP, from the coding sequence ATGGAACCGATGGAGCCCATCAAGACCGAGAGTGACGATCTCCTGAGCGAGCTGCTGAAGCCGCTCCGGCTCACGGGGGTCTTCGACAGCCGGTGGCACGTCAGCGCGCCCTGGGCGATCGAGGGCGACGCCGAGCAGAGCTGCGCGATCCTCCACTACATCGTCGAGGGCGGCTGCTGGGTGACCGGCGAGGGCCAGACACCCCTGGAGATCCGGGAGGGTGATCTCGCCGTCTTCCCGACCGGCGCCGCCCACCGCATCGCCGACCGGCCGGACCGGGAGGGCGGACTGCGGCTCGGCGCCGTCCTGCCCGAGCGACTGCCCGGCACCTCGGGCGAGTTGAAGATCACCGGCGGCGGGCCCGAGAGCCGGCTGCTCTGCGCCGGACTGCACTACGACGCGAGCGCCGCCACCGGCCTCTACACGGCGCTGCCGTGGGCCCTGGTGCTGGACCGCACCCAGGTCGACAACGAACCGCTGCTGCGCGACACGCTGCGGCTCCTCGCCTCGCCGACCCGCCCCGTCGGCCCCGGCGACCGCCTCATCACGCTACGCGCGTTCGAGATGGCGCTGGTCCTGGCGCTGCGTCCGCTGCTGCGGGAGATCGCGGACAATCCGTCGTCGCTGCCGGTGCTCAGCCATCCGGGGATCAGCAGGGCGATGGTGATCATCGCCACACGGTTCGCCGAGCCGTGGACGATCGAGTCCCTGGCGCGGGAGGTCGGCATGTCCCGCTCGGCCTTCACGGCCGCGTTCCGCGAACTCGTCGGGGAGGCCCCCGCGCGGCATCTGACGGGCCGTCGGATGCAGGAGGCGGCGCGGCTGCTCGGGGAGACGACCCTGCCGCAGTCGGCGGTGCCGCAGCGGGTGGGATACCGCAGCGCGGTCGGTTTCCATCTTGCGTTTCGCAAGTGGTTCGAAAAGACGCCGGGGGAGTACCGCAGCGGTACGGTGCCGGTCGCCCCGTAG
- a CDS encoding SDR family oxidoreductase — translation MSDQIPMRVAVVGATGFQGGAVARLLTERGHGVRTLTRAAEPDRPPLPGTSFVGGDLADLPAVRRLMEGATHASVVMPLVYGTEQVRRYARNVGEAAREAGVRRLVFNSNTRIPDVSTNVAAFETRRVAEEELRASGVPLVVLRPPVYLDNLFSPWNGPALVSEGVLAYPLPGATPTAWISHRDLAEAVHAALTVDGVEGETFDIGGDESLTGDELASAFATGLGREVRYLPLPPTVFEQALSQVAGPEAAAGVAGIYHYMATGTDPLLMGSDGGRAANALALKPAPVDEWVTRQPWQVWSTADVS, via the coding sequence ATGTCCGATCAGATTCCGATGCGCGTCGCCGTCGTGGGGGCCACCGGGTTCCAGGGCGGTGCCGTGGCCCGCCTGCTGACCGAGCGCGGACACGGGGTCCGTACCCTCACCCGGGCCGCCGAACCGGACCGCCCACCGCTGCCCGGAACCTCCTTCGTCGGCGGTGACCTGGCCGATCTTCCCGCCGTACGGCGGCTGATGGAGGGCGCGACGCACGCCTCGGTGGTGATGCCGCTGGTGTACGGGACGGAGCAGGTACGGCGGTACGCCCGCAATGTCGGCGAGGCCGCGCGGGAGGCGGGGGTCCGGCGCCTGGTCTTCAACTCCAACACGCGTATCCCCGACGTGTCCACGAATGTGGCCGCGTTCGAGACGCGCCGGGTCGCCGAGGAGGAACTGCGGGCCAGCGGCGTGCCGTTGGTGGTGCTCCGGCCGCCGGTCTATCTGGACAACCTGTTCAGCCCGTGGAACGGCCCGGCGCTGGTCAGCGAGGGGGTCCTGGCCTATCCGCTGCCCGGGGCCACGCCCACCGCGTGGATCTCGCACCGGGATCTGGCGGAGGCCGTCCACGCGGCGCTCACCGTGGACGGGGTGGAGGGCGAGACCTTCGACATCGGCGGCGACGAGTCGCTGACCGGTGACGAGCTGGCGTCGGCGTTCGCCACCGGGCTCGGCCGCGAGGTGCGCTATCTGCCGCTGCCGCCCACCGTGTTCGAGCAGGCGCTGTCCCAGGTCGCCGGGCCGGAGGCGGCGGCCGGGGTCGCGGGCATCTACCACTACATGGCGACGGGCACCGACCCGCTGCTGATGGGGAGCGACGGGGGGCGGGCGGCGAACGCGCTGGCCCTGAAGCCGGCACCGGTGGACGAGTGGGTGACGCGGCAGCCGTGGCAGGTGTGGTCGACGGCGGACGTGAGCTGA
- a CDS encoding alpha-1,4-glucan--maltose-1-phosphate maltosyltransferase, with amino-acid sequence MIGRIPVLDVRPLVSCGKRPAKAVSGETFQVTATVFREGHDAVGANVVLRGPDGRPGPWTPMRELAPGTDRWGADVTPTSEGRWTYRVEAWSDPLATWRHAAEIKIPAGIDIDLVLTEGAALHERAAAGVPKREGRETVLAAADALRDARRSPADRLAAALTAETYEVLSRHPLRELVSASKPVKLQVERERALYGSWYELFPRSEGAVVTPGEAPVSGTFRTAAERLPAVAAMGFDVVYLPPIHPIGTTHRKGPDNTLTPGPHDVGVPWAIGSADGGHDAIHPDLGTIEDFDAFVAKAASLRMEIALDFALQCSPDHPWVKEHPEWFHHRADGTIAYAENPPKKYQDIYPIAFDSDMDGLVAETLRVLRYWMDHGVRIFRVDNPHTKPVVFWERVIDGINATDPDVIFLAEAFTRPAMMHTLGAIGFQQSYTYFTWRTGKRELTDYVTELSGEAASYMRPNFFVNTPDILHAYLQDGGRPAFEVRAVLAATMVPSWGVYAGYELLENAPAKPGSEEYLHSEKYELRPRNWDAAEREGRTIAPLITTLNRIRRRHPALQQLRNIHFHDADNDSVIAYSKRSGPGSDVVLVVVNLDPHHTQEATVSLDMPRLGLDWHETVPVRDELTGEIYHWGRANYVRLEPGVTPAHIVVLRPSPPIGGSPTT; translated from the coding sequence ATGATCGGTCGCATTCCCGTCCTGGACGTACGCCCTCTCGTCAGCTGTGGCAAACGCCCGGCCAAGGCGGTGAGCGGAGAGACGTTCCAGGTCACCGCGACCGTCTTCCGCGAGGGCCACGACGCCGTCGGCGCCAATGTCGTCCTGCGGGGCCCGGACGGCCGGCCCGGCCCCTGGACCCCCATGCGCGAACTGGCCCCCGGCACCGACCGCTGGGGCGCCGACGTCACACCGACGTCCGAGGGCCGGTGGACGTACCGGGTGGAGGCGTGGAGCGACCCCCTCGCGACCTGGCGGCACGCCGCCGAGATCAAGATCCCGGCCGGCATCGACATCGATCTGGTCCTGACCGAGGGCGCCGCCCTCCACGAACGCGCCGCCGCCGGTGTCCCCAAGCGCGAGGGCCGGGAGACGGTCCTGGCCGCCGCCGACGCCCTGCGCGACGCGCGACGCTCCCCCGCCGACCGCCTCGCCGCCGCCCTCACCGCGGAGACCTACGAGGTCCTCTCCCGTCACCCGCTGCGCGAGCTGGTCTCGGCGTCGAAGCCGGTCAAGCTCCAGGTGGAGCGGGAGCGGGCGCTGTACGGCTCCTGGTACGAGCTGTTCCCGCGCTCCGAGGGCGCCGTCGTCACCCCGGGCGAGGCCCCCGTCAGCGGCACGTTCCGGACCGCCGCCGAGCGGCTGCCGGCCGTCGCCGCGATGGGCTTCGACGTGGTCTATCTGCCGCCGATCCATCCCATCGGCACCACGCACCGCAAGGGCCCGGACAACACCCTCACCCCCGGCCCGCACGATGTCGGTGTCCCCTGGGCGATCGGCTCGGCCGACGGCGGCCACGACGCGATCCACCCCGACCTCGGCACGATCGAGGACTTCGACGCCTTCGTGGCGAAGGCCGCGTCGCTGCGCATGGAGATCGCGCTGGACTTCGCCCTCCAGTGCTCGCCCGACCACCCCTGGGTGAAGGAACACCCGGAGTGGTTCCACCACCGCGCGGACGGCACGATCGCGTACGCGGAGAATCCGCCCAAGAAGTACCAGGACATCTATCCGATCGCCTTCGACAGCGACATGGACGGTCTGGTCGCGGAGACCCTGCGGGTGCTGCGGTACTGGATGGACCACGGCGTACGGATCTTCCGCGTCGACAACCCGCACACCAAGCCGGTGGTCTTCTGGGAGCGGGTGATCGACGGCATCAACGCCACCGACCCCGATGTGATCTTCCTGGCCGAGGCGTTCACCCGGCCCGCCATGATGCACACCCTGGGCGCGATCGGGTTCCAGCAGTCGTACACCTACTTCACCTGGCGTACGGGCAAGCGGGAACTCACCGACTACGTCACCGAACTGTCGGGCGAGGCCGCGTCGTACATGCGCCCGAACTTCTTCGTCAACACGCCCGACATCCTGCACGCCTATCTTCAGGACGGCGGCCGTCCGGCATTCGAGGTACGCGCGGTACTCGCCGCGACGATGGTGCCGTCCTGGGGCGTCTACGCGGGATACGAACTCCTGGAGAACGCCCCGGCAAAACCCGGGAGCGAGGAGTATCTGCATTCGGAGAAGTACGAGCTGCGCCCCCGGAACTGGGACGCGGCGGAGCGCGAGGGGCGCACCATCGCCCCCCTCATCACCACGCTCAACCGGATCCGGCGCCGCCATCCGGCGCTCCAGCAGCTGCGGAACATCCATTTCCACGACGCCGACAACGACTCCGTCATCGCCTACAGCAAGCGGTCGGGTCCGGGGTCGGACGTCGTACTGGTCGTCGTGAACCTCGACCCTCACCACACCCAGGAGGCAACGGTCTCGTTGGACATGCCGCGACTCGGCCTCGACTGGCACGAGACCGTGCCGGTGCGCGACGAGCTCACCGGAGAGATCTACCACTGGGGCAGGGCCAACTACGTGCGCCTGGAGCCGGGTGTGACACCCGCGCACATCGTCGTTCTGCGACCGTCCCCGCCGATCGGAGGGTCACCCACAACATGA
- the treS gene encoding maltose alpha-D-glucosyltransferase, translating into MIINEPVHDLFEDTPAKDRDPDWFKRAVFYEVLVRSFQDSNGDGIGDLKGITAKLDYLQWLGVDCLWLPPFFKSPLRDGGYDVSDYTSVLPEFGDLADFVEFVDAAHQRGMRVIIDFVMNHTSDQHDWFQESRKDPDGPYGDYYVWADDDKQFPDARIIFVDTETSNWTFDPVRKQYYWHRFFSHQPDLNYENPAVREEIISALRFWLDLGIDGFRLDAVPYLYQEEGTDCENLPATHALLREVREIIDTHYPDTVLLAEANQWPEDVVDYFGDYAKGGDECHMAFHFPVMPRIFMAVRRESRYPVSEILSKTPAIPTGCQWGIFLRNHDELTLEMVTDEERDYMYAEYAKDPRMRANIGIRRRLASLLDNDRNQIELFTALLLSLPGSPILYYGDEIGMGDNIWLGDRDAVRTPMQWTPDRNAGFSSCDPGRLYLPTIMDPVYGYQVTNVEASMASPSSLLHWTRRMIEIRKQNPAFGLGSYTELPSTNPAVLAFLREAPSQDGNGDDLVLCVHNFSRFAQPTELDLRAFSGRHPVELIGGVRFPAIGDWPYLLTLAGHGFYWFRLRQDPSPA; encoded by the coding sequence ATGATCATCAATGAGCCCGTCCACGACTTGTTCGAGGACACTCCCGCGAAGGACCGTGACCCCGACTGGTTCAAACGAGCCGTCTTCTACGAGGTCCTGGTGCGCTCGTTCCAGGACAGCAACGGCGACGGCATCGGAGACCTCAAGGGCATCACCGCCAAACTGGACTACCTCCAGTGGCTGGGTGTCGACTGTCTCTGGCTGCCGCCGTTCTTCAAGTCACCGTTGCGCGACGGCGGTTACGACGTGTCCGACTACACCTCCGTGCTGCCCGAGTTCGGTGACCTCGCCGACTTCGTGGAGTTCGTCGACGCCGCCCACCAGCGCGGCATGCGCGTGATCATCGACTTCGTCATGAATCACACCAGCGACCAGCACGACTGGTTCCAGGAGTCCCGCAAGGACCCCGACGGGCCGTACGGCGACTACTACGTCTGGGCCGACGACGACAAGCAGTTCCCGGACGCGCGGATCATCTTCGTCGACACCGAGACGTCCAACTGGACCTTCGACCCGGTCCGCAAGCAGTACTACTGGCACCGCTTCTTCTCGCACCAGCCGGACCTCAACTACGAGAACCCGGCCGTCCGCGAGGAGATCATCTCCGCGCTGCGCTTCTGGCTGGACCTGGGCATCGACGGCTTCCGCCTCGACGCCGTGCCGTACCTCTACCAGGAGGAGGGCACCGACTGCGAGAACCTGCCGGCGACGCACGCGCTGCTGCGCGAGGTCCGGGAGATCATCGACACGCACTACCCGGACACCGTGCTCCTCGCCGAGGCCAACCAGTGGCCGGAGGACGTCGTCGACTACTTCGGCGACTACGCCAAGGGCGGCGACGAGTGCCACATGGCGTTCCACTTCCCGGTGATGCCGCGGATCTTCATGGCCGTACGGCGCGAGTCCCGCTACCCGGTCTCCGAGATCCTCTCCAAGACCCCGGCCATCCCGACCGGCTGCCAGTGGGGCATCTTCCTGCGCAACCACGACGAGCTGACCCTCGAAATGGTCACGGACGAAGAACGCGACTACATGTACGCGGAGTACGCCAAGGACCCGCGGATGCGCGCCAACATCGGCATCCGGCGCCGTCTGGCGTCGCTGCTGGACAACGACCGCAACCAGATCGAGCTGTTCACCGCCCTGCTGCTGTCGCTGCCCGGCTCCCCGATCCTCTACTACGGGGACGAGATCGGGATGGGCGACAACATCTGGCTCGGCGACCGCGACGCGGTACGGACCCCGATGCAGTGGACCCCGGACCGGAACGCGGGCTTCTCGTCCTGCGACCCCGGCCGGCTCTACCTCCCGACGATCATGGACCCGGTCTACGGCTACCAGGTCACCAACGTCGAGGCGTCGATGGCGTCGCCGTCGTCGCTGCTGCACTGGACCCGCCGCATGATCGAGATCCGGAAGCAGAACCCGGCCTTCGGTCTCGGCTCGTACACCGAACTGCCGTCGACGAATCCGGCGGTGCTCGCGTTCCTGCGCGAGGCGCCGTCGCAGGACGGCAACGGTGACGACCTGGTGCTCTGCGTGCACAACTTCTCACGCTTCGCACAGCCCACGGAGCTGGATCTGCGGGCCTTCAGCGGGCGCCACCCGGTCGAGCTGATCGGCGGGGTGCGCTTCCCGGCGATCGGGGACTGGCCGTATCTGCTGACCCTGGCGGGCCACGGCTTCTACTGGTTCCGGCTCCGTCAGGACCCCTCACCGGCCTGA